The following are from one region of the Vibrio rarus genome:
- the csm6 gene encoding CRISPR-associated ring nuclease Csm6: protein MKNILLSTTGASPQVLTETLYSIAHSGRPFPDEIYVITTQSTKDTLLNGLFRDGHLAKLLQEYHLPTPKFDAEHILLIEDHDGNAIKDAKTVEDQTYMADFITKTVREFTCEANTAIHASLAGGRKTMAFYFGYAMSLYGRQQDTLSHVFVDDNFEFVRDFWFPTKESHWVTGKNGQGEVDISQASVTLAEIPFVRMRSSLDPSIIESMANLSFSQTVGMLNASHKQEDVQVTINSSAKLISTLGVDIKLTAKEIAFYLWLYHKGENGLLVDRYFEEDKQNSIEFLKHYSKIAKDPRVFESFDTTPEEFNDESYDSIRGMEKSFLQPICSNINRKLRKALPAQSAEKIEISSLSKEHVQRYTCKLACSAFKVII from the coding sequence ATGAAGAACATCCTATTATCTACCACTGGAGCTAGCCCTCAAGTACTCACCGAAACGCTGTATTCAATAGCGCACAGTGGTAGGCCATTTCCTGACGAAATTTACGTGATTACAACACAAAGCACCAAAGACACACTACTCAATGGATTGTTTAGAGACGGTCATTTGGCTAAATTACTGCAGGAATATCATCTGCCGACACCAAAGTTTGATGCAGAGCATATATTGCTGATCGAAGACCATGATGGTAATGCAATTAAAGATGCAAAAACGGTTGAGGATCAGACCTATATGGCAGACTTTATTACCAAAACAGTAAGAGAGTTTACCTGTGAGGCTAATACCGCTATTCATGCTTCATTAGCCGGTGGCCGCAAAACTATGGCGTTTTATTTTGGTTATGCCATGTCTTTATATGGTCGGCAACAAGATACACTGAGTCATGTGTTTGTGGATGACAATTTTGAATTTGTGCGTGACTTTTGGTTCCCAACCAAAGAGTCTCATTGGGTGACAGGAAAAAATGGACAGGGAGAGGTCGATATTAGCCAAGCATCGGTAACACTAGCAGAGATCCCATTTGTGAGAATGAGATCTTCATTAGATCCATCGATTATTGAATCTATGGCGAATCTATCATTTAGCCAGACAGTAGGCATGCTCAATGCCAGTCACAAGCAAGAAGATGTGCAGGTAACCATAAATAGTTCTGCAAAATTGATTTCGACATTGGGTGTCGACATTAAATTAACAGCGAAAGAAATCGCCTTTTATCTTTGGTTATATCATAAAGGCGAGAATGGGTTACTCGTGGATAGGTATTTTGAAGAAGATAAGCAAAATAGTATTGAATTTCTAAAACACTATAGCAAGATTGCAAAGGATCCAAGAGTGTTCGAGTCATTTGATACCACACCTGAAGAGTTCAATGACGAAAGCTACGACTCAATCCGTGGAATGGAAAAATCCTTTTTGCAGCCTATTTGCTCGAACATTAATCGAAAGTTGAGAAAAGCGTTACCCGCACAGTCAGCGGAGAAGATTGAAATTTCTTCCCTATCAAAGGAGCATGTTCAAAGATACACCTGCAAATTAGCTTGCTCTGCTTTTAAAGTCATAATTTGA